Proteins co-encoded in one Erinaceus europaeus chromosome 2, mEriEur2.1, whole genome shotgun sequence genomic window:
- the LOC103128635 gene encoding free fatty acid receptor 2-like: MSEKILMPPFISLGKMDQQPRNLALLFLYFLSFLLGLPANLLALRAFLGRVRQPQPAPIHILLLSLTLADLLMLLLLPFKMYEAMNNFHWGLSVALCAFTAYGFYSGIYCSTWLLAGISIERYRSVAFPVQYKLTRRPLYGLIAALVSWLMSFGHCSIVIIVLYLPTQAEKNTTVCYDGFNPEQLDVLLPVRLELCLVLFFIPMFVTIFCYWRFVRIMLSRPQVGARKRWRAVALAAVTLFNFLVCFGPYNLSHVIGFFQRQSLDWRVCAVFLGALNACVDPLIFYFSSSAVRRAFHKRQQKLQNWGAWLLRFWGRRAGNQTPEKDSGGLGMTNANYTED, encoded by the coding sequence ATGTCTGAGAAGATTCTGATGCCACCTTTCATCTCTTTAGGAAAGATGGACCAACAACCCCGAAACCTGgctcttctcttcctctatttcctaTCTTTCCTCCTCGGCCTCCCAGCCAACCTGCTGGCCCTGAGGGCCTTCTTGGGGCGGGTGCGCCAGCCCCAGCCTGCACCCATCCACATCCTGCTGCTCAGCCTGACACTGGCTGACCTcctgatgctgctgctgctgcccttTAAGATGTACGAGGCCATGAACAACTTCCACTGGGGCCTGTCTGTCGCCCTGTGTGCCTTCACTGCATATGGCTTCTACAGTGGCATCTACTGCAGCACATGGCTGCTGGCGGGCATCAGCATCGAGCGCTACCGCAGCGTGGCCTTCCCAGTGCAGTACAAGCTGACCCGCAGGCCCCTGTACGGCCTCATCGCCGCCCTGGTGTCCTGGCTCATGTCCTTTGGACACTGCAGCATCGTCATCATCGTGCTTTACTTACCTACCCAAGCCGAGAAAAACACCACCGTCTGCTATGATGGCTTCAACCCAGAGCAGCTGGACGTGCTGCTCCCTGTGCGACTGGAGCTCTGCCTGGTCCTCTTCTTCATCCCCATGTTCGTCACCATCTTCTGCTACTGGCGCTTTGTGCGGATCATGCTCTCCAGGCCCCAGGTGGGAGCCCGGAAGCGCTGGAGAGCTGTGGCGCTGGCTGCAGTGACCCTCTTCAACTTCCTGGTGTGCTTTGGGCCTTACAACCTGTCTCACGTCATCGGCTTCTTCCAAAGGCAGAGCCTGGATTGGCGGGTGTGCGCTGTGTTTCTTGGTGCCCTCAACGCCTGTGTGGACCCCTTGattttctatttctcctcctcagCTGTGCGCAGGGCCTTTCACAAGAGGCAGCAGAAGCTGCAGAACTGGGGTGCCTGGCTGTTGAGGTTCTGGGGGAGAAGAGCTGGAAACCAAACCCCAGAGAAAGACAGTGGGGGCTTGGGCATGACCAATGCCAACTACACGGAAGACTAG